The Brassica oleracea var. oleracea cultivar TO1000 chromosome C6, BOL, whole genome shotgun sequence genome includes a region encoding these proteins:
- the LOC106296576 gene encoding uncharacterized protein LOC106296576, which produces MNPHKTEEDLFHHHDLPPPDIIPQSQPSLHHNPEEDDPTFSLQEFVLFRSSPSHSSDSQDDSPSHPTPKITPLPNPRAPNELNFINPEPHISSQFYTFNSASHSLMTLCLRQNRLATPSEIRVATPKPVLKSWRSVWKDRNEDTAYLTAWKRIQVKLAVVSGNNEFLCFKNNAQQQLVSHVDQWHDVVMSYHRGDGDLKHLGVRETIERIKQVWTVGAKLYGIPESFIRVCVAACGVCNSVTGGSASRRNKRRRFEYTESFDVPAKDVPDRLQELASKHKVVLCIRQKYIRYKPFMAEVKDYACHRAGEPASKKSRVLKREPYQSKRCGCGFRIRAIVPIANYNEKDKTFVYQEEGTAVFKLYAVHSGHEPGAMDGNARIMHRLVGHKGFLMEQDVVYGVREDLETEEVGGGGMRFTVLHQVQELRAELGALEGKIRKVSREMLGAVSGELFEMLNNMRSLGDEGTPNEILVGDNDLAHWSDQHLYGGDDGKDAELVEDDEESFGRSLDDVVPPWEQIRPPSPKDILSETCKPEKWLKCSDFDEKSILSCEDSKLTKTMGDSEGIVSDVGLVGLQVDSFYQENSKWYDSPCEDNGFRHGEIL; this is translated from the coding sequence ATGAATCCTCACAAAACCGAAGAAGATCTATTCCACCACCACGATCTCCCCCCACCAGACATAATCCCTCAATCACAACCCTCCCTTCACCACAACCCCGAAGAAGACGACCCCACCTTCTCCCTCCAAGAATTCGTCCTCTTCCGCTCCTCCCCCTCCCACTCCTCCGACTCACAAGACGACTCCCCGTCTCACCCCACCCCCAAAATCACTCCTTTACCAAACCCTAGGGCTCCAAACGAACTCAACTTCATCAACCCAGAGCCACACATCTCATCTCAATTCTACACATTCAACTCCGCCTCCCACTCCCTCATGACCCTCTGCCTCCGCCAAAACCGTCTCGCCACCCCCTCCGAGATCCGCGTCGCAACCCCAAAGCCCGTCCTCAAGTCGTGGCGCTCCGTCTGGAAAGACCGTAACGAGGACACCGCCTACCTCACGGCGTGGAAACGGATCCAAGTCAAGCTCGCCGTCGTCTCCGGCAACAACGAGTTCCTCTGCTTCAAAAACAACGCTCAGCAACAGCTCGTCTCCCACGTCGACCAGTGGCATGACGTAGTCATGAGCTATCATCGCGGCGACGGCGACTTGAAACACTTGGGGGTTAGAGAGACCATAGAGAGAATCAAGCAGGTGTGGACCGTTGGGGCGAAGCTATATGGAATCCCCGAGAGCTTTATTAGGGTTTGTGTAGCGGCGTGCGGTGTTTGCAACTCCGTTACTGGTGGCTCCGCCTCGAGGAGGAACAAACGGCGTCGTTTTGAGTATACGGAGTCTTTTGACGTGCCTGCCAAGGATGTTCCGGATAGGTTGCAGGAGTTAGCTTCTAAGCATAAGGTTGTGCTTTGTATTAGGCAGAAGTATATTAGGTATAAACCGTTTATGGCTGAGGTGAAGGATTACGCTTGTCATAGAGCTGGGGAGCCTGCTTCTAAGAAGTCCAGGGTTCTGAAGAGGGAGCCTTATCAGTCAAAGAGATGCGGCTGCGGTTTTAGGATTCGAGCTATTGTCCCCATTGCTAATTACAATGAAAAGGATAAAACTTTTGTGTATCAGGAAGAAGGAACAGCTGTTTTTAAGCTTTACGCTGTTCATTCGGGGCATGAGCCCGGGGCGATGGATGGGAACGCGAGGATCATGCATCGGCTTGTTGGTCATAAGGGCTTTTTGATGGAGCAAGATGTAGTCTATGGTGTGAGGGAAGATTTGGAAACCGAAGAAGTTGGTGGTGGGGGTATGCGTTTCACTGTCTTGCATCAGGTTCAGGAGCTACGGGCTGAACTCGGCGCTTTAGAAGGAAAGATTAGGAAGGTTTCACGAGAGATGTTGGGTGCAGTGTCCGGAGAGCTGTTTGAGATGCTCAACAATATGAGGAGTCTCGGTGACGAGGGAACACCGAATGAAATACTTGTTGGAGATAACGATTTAGCTCATTGGAGTGACCAGCACTTGTATGGAGGAGATGATGGGAAGGATGCAGAGCTTGTTGAAGATGATGAAGAGAGTTTTGGGAGGAGCCTTGATGATGTAGTTCCTCCTTGGGAACAGATAAGGCCACCAAGTCCGAAAGATATCTTGTCTGAAACATGTAAGCCTGAGAAATGGTTGAAGTGTAGTGACTTTGACGAGAAGAGCATTCTGAGTTGTGAAGATTCTAAACTAACGAAAACGATGGGGGACAGTGAAGGTATAGTATCAGACGTAGGTTTAGTTGGATTACAGGTTGATAGCTTCTATCAAGAGAACTCCAAATGGTATGATTCTCCTTGTGAAGACAATGGGTTCAGACACGGGGAGATTTTGTAG